The Bos javanicus breed banteng chromosome 18, ARS-OSU_banteng_1.0, whole genome shotgun sequence genome has a segment encoding these proteins:
- the LOC133229620 gene encoding uncharacterized protein LOC133229620 isoform X1: MKSLLQSSYCVQSPMSTVEPISSWEEDRKFVLRAWCLVFIILATAMLLSVLDGRMAYLHGAYTGYVGFWTNCKKHTCADLRQVTVLIHMSMGFMILAVILALVLLLAMGFSFRPALRRLNKTDLVFSTLSSFTASCPSLAPSQCRAPDSPQPDALYSQLRDAQTEATGILPGDHLPELGCQRLDAVGRNPELLKLHGHVGQRDVLHGTADELPPVGLAAEHPEVHIRTAVVGRRLQARRGPVRLRACPPPPPPTSSLVQAS, from the exons ATGAAATCTCTACTTCAATCCTCCTACTGCGTACAGTCGCCAATGTCAACAG TGGAACCGATCTCTTCATGGGAGGAGGACCGCAAGTTTGTCCTGCGAGCCTGGTGTCTTGTCTTCATCATCCTGGCAACTGCGATGCTGCTCAGCGTGCTGGACGGGCGTATGGCCTACCTGCACGGCGCCTACACCGGCTACGTGGGCTTCTGGACCAACTGCAAGAAGCACACATGTGCCGACCTGCGCCAAGTCACGG TTCTCATCCACATGAGCATGGGCTTCATGATCCTGGCCGTGATCCTGGCTCTAGTTCTCCTCCTGGCCATGGGCTTCTCCTTCCGGCCAGCACTCCGCCGTCTTAACAAGACTGACCTCGTCTTCAGTACCCTCAGCTCCTTCACTG CCTCGTGTCCATCTCTGGCCCCATCTCAGTGCAGGGCTCCTGATTCTCCTCAGCCTGACGCTCTTTATAGCCAACTGCGAGATGCTCAAACCGAGGCCACAGGTATCCTACCTGGTGACCACCTACCTGAGCTGGGGTGCCAGCGCCTTGATGCTGTGGGCCG GAATCCTGAGCTACTTAAACTACATGGGCATGTGGGGCAAAGGGACGTCCTCCACGGAACGGCGGATGAGCTACCGCCGGTGGGCCTCGCTGCAGAACACCCGGAAGTCCATATCCGAACAGCTGTCGTCGGACGCAGGCTCCAAGCACGCCGAGGACCTGTCCGTTTAAgagcctgccccccgcccccaccccccacctccagcctcgtCCAAGCCTCTTGA
- the LOC133229620 gene encoding uncharacterized protein LOC133229620 isoform X9, translating into MKSLLQSSYCVQSPMSTVLIHMSMGFMILAVILALVLLLAMGFSFRPALRRLNKTDLVFSTLSSFTASCPSLAPSQCRAPDSPQPDALYSQLRDAQTEATGILPGDHLPELGCQRLDAVGRNPELLKLHGHVGQRDVLHGTADELPPVGLAAEHPEVHIRTAVVGRRLQARRGPVRLRACPPPPPPTSSLVQAS; encoded by the exons ATGAAATCTCTACTTCAATCCTCCTACTGCGTACAGTCGCCAATGTCAACAG TTCTCATCCACATGAGCATGGGCTTCATGATCCTGGCCGTGATCCTGGCTCTAGTTCTCCTCCTGGCCATGGGCTTCTCCTTCCGGCCAGCACTCCGCCGTCTTAACAAGACTGACCTCGTCTTCAGTACCCTCAGCTCCTTCACTG CCTCGTGTCCATCTCTGGCCCCATCTCAGTGCAGGGCTCCTGATTCTCCTCAGCCTGACGCTCTTTATAGCCAACTGCGAGATGCTCAAACCGAGGCCACAGGTATCCTACCTGGTGACCACCTACCTGAGCTGGGGTGCCAGCGCCTTGATGCTGTGGGCCG GAATCCTGAGCTACTTAAACTACATGGGCATGTGGGGCAAAGGGACGTCCTCCACGGAACGGCGGATGAGCTACCGCCGGTGGGCCTCGCTGCAGAACACCCGGAAGTCCATATCCGAACAGCTGTCGTCGGACGCAGGCTCCAAGCACGCCGAGGACCTGTCCGTTTAAgagcctgccccccgcccccaccccccacctccagcctcgtCCAAGCCTCTTGA
- the LOC133229620 gene encoding transmembrane protein 202-like isoform X5, with protein sequence MKSLLQSSYCVQSPMSTVEPISSWEEDRKFVLRAWCLVFIILATAMLLSVLDGRMAYLHGAYTGYVGFWTNCKKHTCADLRQVTVLIHMSMGFMILAVILALVLLLAMGFSFRPALRRLNKTDLVFSTLSSFTGLLILLSLTLFIANCEMLKPRPQVSYLVTTYLSWGASALMLWAGILSYLNYMGMWGKGTSSTERRMSYRRWASLQNTRKSISEQLSSDAGSKHAEDLSV encoded by the exons ATGAAATCTCTACTTCAATCCTCCTACTGCGTACAGTCGCCAATGTCAACAG TGGAACCGATCTCTTCATGGGAGGAGGACCGCAAGTTTGTCCTGCGAGCCTGGTGTCTTGTCTTCATCATCCTGGCAACTGCGATGCTGCTCAGCGTGCTGGACGGGCGTATGGCCTACCTGCACGGCGCCTACACCGGCTACGTGGGCTTCTGGACCAACTGCAAGAAGCACACATGTGCCGACCTGCGCCAAGTCACGG TTCTCATCCACATGAGCATGGGCTTCATGATCCTGGCCGTGATCCTGGCTCTAGTTCTCCTCCTGGCCATGGGCTTCTCCTTCCGGCCAGCACTCCGCCGTCTTAACAAGACTGACCTCGTCTTCAGTACCCTCAGCTCCTTCACTG GGCTCCTGATTCTCCTCAGCCTGACGCTCTTTATAGCCAACTGCGAGATGCTCAAACCGAGGCCACAGGTATCCTACCTGGTGACCACCTACCTGAGCTGGGGTGCCAGCGCCTTGATGCTGTGGGCCG GAATCCTGAGCTACTTAAACTACATGGGCATGTGGGGCAAAGGGACGTCCTCCACGGAACGGCGGATGAGCTACCGCCGGTGGGCCTCGCTGCAGAACACCCGGAAGTCCATATCCGAACAGCTGTCGTCGGACGCAGGCTCCAAGCACGCCGAGGACCTGTCCGTTTAA
- the LOC133229620 gene encoding uncharacterized protein LOC133229620 isoform X7 produces MKSLLQSSYCVQSPMSTVEPISSWEEDRKFVLRAWCLVFIILATAMLLSVLDGRMAYLHGAYTGYVGFWTNCKKHTCADLRQVTVLIHMSMGFMILAVILALVLLLAMGFSFRPALRRLNKTDLVFSTLSSFTANCEMLKPRPQVSYLVTTYLSWGASALMLWAGILSYLNYMGMWGKGTSSTERRMSYRRWASLQNTRKSISEQLSSDAGSKHAEDLSV; encoded by the exons ATGAAATCTCTACTTCAATCCTCCTACTGCGTACAGTCGCCAATGTCAACAG TGGAACCGATCTCTTCATGGGAGGAGGACCGCAAGTTTGTCCTGCGAGCCTGGTGTCTTGTCTTCATCATCCTGGCAACTGCGATGCTGCTCAGCGTGCTGGACGGGCGTATGGCCTACCTGCACGGCGCCTACACCGGCTACGTGGGCTTCTGGACCAACTGCAAGAAGCACACATGTGCCGACCTGCGCCAAGTCACGG TTCTCATCCACATGAGCATGGGCTTCATGATCCTGGCCGTGATCCTGGCTCTAGTTCTCCTCCTGGCCATGGGCTTCTCCTTCCGGCCAGCACTCCGCCGTCTTAACAAGACTGACCTCGTCTTCAGTACCCTCAGCTCCTTCACTG CCAACTGCGAGATGCTCAAACCGAGGCCACAGGTATCCTACCTGGTGACCACCTACCTGAGCTGGGGTGCCAGCGCCTTGATGCTGTGGGCCG GAATCCTGAGCTACTTAAACTACATGGGCATGTGGGGCAAAGGGACGTCCTCCACGGAACGGCGGATGAGCTACCGCCGGTGGGCCTCGCTGCAGAACACCCGGAAGTCCATATCCGAACAGCTGTCGTCGGACGCAGGCTCCAAGCACGCCGAGGACCTGTCCGTTTAA
- the LOC133229620 gene encoding uncharacterized protein LOC133229620 isoform X3: MKSLLQSSYCVQSPMSTVEPISSWEEDRKFVLRAWCLVFIILATAMLLSVLDGRMAYLHGAYTGYVGFWTNCKKHTCADLRQVTVLIHMSMGFMILAVILALVLLLAMGFSFRPALRRLNKTDLVFSTLSSFTGLWVPVQPRVHLWPHLSAGLLILLSLTLFIANCEMLKPRPQVSYLVTTYLSWGASALMLWAGILSYLNYMGMWGKGTSSTERRMSYRRWASLQNTRKSISEQLSSDAGSKHAEDLSV, encoded by the exons ATGAAATCTCTACTTCAATCCTCCTACTGCGTACAGTCGCCAATGTCAACAG TGGAACCGATCTCTTCATGGGAGGAGGACCGCAAGTTTGTCCTGCGAGCCTGGTGTCTTGTCTTCATCATCCTGGCAACTGCGATGCTGCTCAGCGTGCTGGACGGGCGTATGGCCTACCTGCACGGCGCCTACACCGGCTACGTGGGCTTCTGGACCAACTGCAAGAAGCACACATGTGCCGACCTGCGCCAAGTCACGG TTCTCATCCACATGAGCATGGGCTTCATGATCCTGGCCGTGATCCTGGCTCTAGTTCTCCTCCTGGCCATGGGCTTCTCCTTCCGGCCAGCACTCCGCCGTCTTAACAAGACTGACCTCGTCTTCAGTACCCTCAGCTCCTTCACTG GTCTCTGGGTCCCTGTCCAGCCTCGTGTCCATCTCTGGCCCCATCTCAGTGCAGGGCTCCTGATTCTCCTCAGCCTGACGCTCTTTATAGCCAACTGCGAGATGCTCAAACCGAGGCCACAGGTATCCTACCTGGTGACCACCTACCTGAGCTGGGGTGCCAGCGCCTTGATGCTGTGGGCCG GAATCCTGAGCTACTTAAACTACATGGGCATGTGGGGCAAAGGGACGTCCTCCACGGAACGGCGGATGAGCTACCGCCGGTGGGCCTCGCTGCAGAACACCCGGAAGTCCATATCCGAACAGCTGTCGTCGGACGCAGGCTCCAAGCACGCCGAGGACCTGTCCGTTTAA
- the LOC133229620 gene encoding uncharacterized protein LOC133229620 isoform X6: MKSLLQSSYCVQSPMSTVEPISSWEEDRKFVLRAWCLVFIILATAMLLSVLDGRMAYLHGAYTGYVGFWTNCKKHTCADLRQVTVLIHMSMGFMILAVILALVLLLAMGFSFRPALRRLNKTDLVFSTLSSFTASCPSLAPSQCRAPDSPQPDALYSQLRDAQTEATGILSYLNYMGMWGKGTSSTERRMSYRRWASLQNTRKSISEQLSSDAGSKHAEDLSV, translated from the exons ATGAAATCTCTACTTCAATCCTCCTACTGCGTACAGTCGCCAATGTCAACAG TGGAACCGATCTCTTCATGGGAGGAGGACCGCAAGTTTGTCCTGCGAGCCTGGTGTCTTGTCTTCATCATCCTGGCAACTGCGATGCTGCTCAGCGTGCTGGACGGGCGTATGGCCTACCTGCACGGCGCCTACACCGGCTACGTGGGCTTCTGGACCAACTGCAAGAAGCACACATGTGCCGACCTGCGCCAAGTCACGG TTCTCATCCACATGAGCATGGGCTTCATGATCCTGGCCGTGATCCTGGCTCTAGTTCTCCTCCTGGCCATGGGCTTCTCCTTCCGGCCAGCACTCCGCCGTCTTAACAAGACTGACCTCGTCTTCAGTACCCTCAGCTCCTTCACTG CCTCGTGTCCATCTCTGGCCCCATCTCAGTGCAGGGCTCCTGATTCTCCTCAGCCTGACGCTCTTTATAGCCAACTGCGAGATGCTCAAACCGAGGCCACAG GAATCCTGAGCTACTTAAACTACATGGGCATGTGGGGCAAAGGGACGTCCTCCACGGAACGGCGGATGAGCTACCGCCGGTGGGCCTCGCTGCAGAACACCCGGAAGTCCATATCCGAACAGCTGTCGTCGGACGCAGGCTCCAAGCACGCCGAGGACCTGTCCGTTTAA
- the LOC133229620 gene encoding uncharacterized protein LOC133229620 isoform X10, whose protein sequence is MKSLLQSSYCVQSPMSTVEPISSWEEDRKFVLRAWCLVFIILATAMLLSVLDGRMAYLHGAYTGYVGFWTNCKKHTCADLRQVTVLIHMSMGFMILAVILALVLLLAMGFSFRPALRRLNKTDLVFSTLSSFTGILSYLNYMGMWGKGTSSTERRMSYRRWASLQNTRKSISEQLSSDAGSKHAEDLSV, encoded by the exons ATGAAATCTCTACTTCAATCCTCCTACTGCGTACAGTCGCCAATGTCAACAG TGGAACCGATCTCTTCATGGGAGGAGGACCGCAAGTTTGTCCTGCGAGCCTGGTGTCTTGTCTTCATCATCCTGGCAACTGCGATGCTGCTCAGCGTGCTGGACGGGCGTATGGCCTACCTGCACGGCGCCTACACCGGCTACGTGGGCTTCTGGACCAACTGCAAGAAGCACACATGTGCCGACCTGCGCCAAGTCACGG TTCTCATCCACATGAGCATGGGCTTCATGATCCTGGCCGTGATCCTGGCTCTAGTTCTCCTCCTGGCCATGGGCTTCTCCTTCCGGCCAGCACTCCGCCGTCTTAACAAGACTGACCTCGTCTTCAGTACCCTCAGCTCCTTCACTG GAATCCTGAGCTACTTAAACTACATGGGCATGTGGGGCAAAGGGACGTCCTCCACGGAACGGCGGATGAGCTACCGCCGGTGGGCCTCGCTGCAGAACACCCGGAAGTCCATATCCGAACAGCTGTCGTCGGACGCAGGCTCCAAGCACGCCGAGGACCTGTCCGTTTAA
- the LOC133229620 gene encoding uncharacterized protein LOC133229620 isoform X12 — protein sequence MKSLLQSSYCVQSPMSTVEPISSWEEDRKFVLRAWCLVFIILATAMLLSVLDGRMAYLHGAYTGYVGFWTNCKKHTCADLRQVTVLIHMSMGFMILAVILALVLLLAMGFSFRPALRRLNKTDLVFSTLSSFTGLWVPVQPRVHLWPHLSAGLLILLSLTLFIANCEMLKPRPQES from the exons ATGAAATCTCTACTTCAATCCTCCTACTGCGTACAGTCGCCAATGTCAACAG TGGAACCGATCTCTTCATGGGAGGAGGACCGCAAGTTTGTCCTGCGAGCCTGGTGTCTTGTCTTCATCATCCTGGCAACTGCGATGCTGCTCAGCGTGCTGGACGGGCGTATGGCCTACCTGCACGGCGCCTACACCGGCTACGTGGGCTTCTGGACCAACTGCAAGAAGCACACATGTGCCGACCTGCGCCAAGTCACGG TTCTCATCCACATGAGCATGGGCTTCATGATCCTGGCCGTGATCCTGGCTCTAGTTCTCCTCCTGGCCATGGGCTTCTCCTTCCGGCCAGCACTCCGCCGTCTTAACAAGACTGACCTCGTCTTCAGTACCCTCAGCTCCTTCACTG GTCTCTGGGTCCCTGTCCAGCCTCGTGTCCATCTCTGGCCCCATCTCAGTGCAGGGCTCCTGATTCTCCTCAGCCTGACGCTCTTTATAGCCAACTGCGAGATGCTCAAACCGAGGCCACAG GAATCCTGA